From a region of the Nonlabens sp. Hel1_33_55 genome:
- a CDS encoding S41 family peptidase — MKSTILILFGLLSSLGFSQGTKLLRQPTIHSNQIVFVYGNDLWTATTNGGMAQRLTSDIGYESVPHFSPDGTMIAFTGEYDGNIDVFVIPSNGGTPQRLTYHPGGDFVTGWTPDNKVLFRSDREGKPTETTKFFTIGLEDAFPESMKLTRAAYGEISPDGNHIAYTPITSWDPEWRNYRGGQAMPIWVVNLETMELQTTSQPTKERHLDPVWHDGKVYFLSERDYTSNIWSYDPNTKQENQITFHKKFDVKSLDADENQIVYEHGGQINLLNPSTGATRVIPITVSADLNTSRERWEDATARDLTNASLSPNGMRALFEYRGEIFSVPKEKGSWRNLSNAPGSAQRSPVWSPLGDKVAWFSDASGEYALVIADQYGSIIKTISFDDPTFYFQPQWSPDGKNIAYTDTHYNIWITNIDSGTSTKADTDSYAHPDRSMNPVWSPDSQWIAYAKQQQSHFKAIYAYNIASKKIIQITDPLADAITPIWDESGEYLYTLASTNYGLTSGWLDMSSYDPSTTRSLYAVVLSKNGKAPNLPESDEETTADIVEDKKEQKKEREKKGFDAADDEAKKVNVVINEEGIYDRIVTMNLPERNYIALAKAEKGNVFVLQQIENEDGFKLHLYDTKKQEATDFADGIQDLETSFDGTHILLNHGNSYSINPTKSPIKSGDGKIDTNLSVKVDPQAEYVQIFKEGWRYMRDFLYVDNVHGAPWDKIYEWYSPWIKNVRHRTDLNYVVDIMSGEVAIGHSYVSGGDLPDPGRIPVGLLGVDLEVENDRYKISKIYNGERWNPDTTSPLGMAGIDVNVGDYLISINGKELKTDQNPYKLLEQTANREIMIEVSSKANGSSKRQALVKPISSERSLRYIDWVEGNRRKVDELSDGKLAYVYIPNTSPGGFTSFNRYLFSQQDKKGVVLDERNNGGGSAADYMIDILKREPFGYFNSKANDNRPWTTPMAGIFGPKVMIINERAGSGGDLLPYMFKQQNLGPLVGTRTWGGLVGTWDTPPFVDGGRMVAPRGGFYDLNGEWAVEGEGVAPDIEVIQNPKSTTDGRDPQLERAVEEALKLLPAQEFKMKPEPAAPVRWKRPDGYDEEN; from the coding sequence ATGAAATCTACTATCCTAATACTTTTTGGGTTACTGTCATCCCTTGGTTTTTCTCAAGGAACCAAATTATTACGACAACCTACCATTCACAGTAACCAGATCGTTTTTGTTTACGGTAATGACCTATGGACTGCCACAACAAACGGTGGTATGGCACAGCGATTAACCAGCGATATAGGATATGAGAGTGTGCCCCATTTCTCACCTGACGGCACTATGATTGCCTTTACTGGTGAATATGATGGGAATATAGATGTCTTTGTGATCCCTTCAAATGGCGGGACACCGCAACGACTGACCTACCATCCTGGCGGTGATTTTGTGACTGGCTGGACTCCAGACAACAAAGTTTTATTCCGGTCTGATCGTGAGGGAAAACCTACTGAAACCACCAAGTTCTTTACCATAGGATTGGAAGATGCATTTCCAGAATCCATGAAGCTAACCAGAGCAGCCTATGGCGAGATCTCACCAGATGGGAATCATATTGCTTATACTCCTATTACATCTTGGGATCCTGAATGGCGCAACTATCGTGGCGGCCAGGCGATGCCTATCTGGGTCGTGAATCTAGAAACAATGGAATTGCAGACTACTTCACAACCTACTAAAGAACGTCACCTGGATCCAGTTTGGCATGATGGCAAGGTCTACTTTTTATCAGAGCGTGATTACACCAGCAACATCTGGTCCTATGACCCCAACACAAAGCAGGAAAACCAAATCACCTTCCATAAAAAGTTTGATGTCAAAAGTCTGGATGCAGATGAGAATCAGATCGTTTATGAACATGGCGGTCAAATAAATTTGCTCAACCCGTCCACAGGTGCCACAAGAGTGATTCCCATAACGGTTAGTGCAGACCTGAACACGTCCCGTGAGCGATGGGAAGATGCTACAGCACGTGACTTAACTAACGCCTCGCTATCACCCAACGGTATGCGAGCCCTTTTTGAATACCGTGGCGAGATATTTAGTGTCCCTAAAGAAAAAGGTTCGTGGCGCAATCTTTCCAATGCTCCAGGATCTGCACAACGTAGTCCTGTCTGGTCACCGTTAGGTGATAAGGTGGCTTGGTTCTCTGACGCCAGCGGTGAGTACGCCCTTGTGATTGCAGATCAATACGGCTCTATCATCAAAACCATATCCTTTGATGATCCTACCTTTTATTTTCAGCCACAGTGGTCGCCTGATGGTAAAAACATTGCTTATACAGATACGCATTACAACATCTGGATCACAAACATAGATAGTGGCACCTCTACAAAAGCAGATACAGATAGCTATGCACATCCAGATCGCTCCATGAATCCTGTGTGGTCACCAGATAGTCAGTGGATCGCTTATGCAAAACAGCAGCAAAGTCATTTCAAAGCAATCTATGCCTATAACATTGCCTCCAAAAAAATTATCCAGATTACAGATCCTCTAGCAGATGCCATCACTCCTATTTGGGATGAGTCTGGAGAATATTTGTACACGCTTGCAAGTACCAATTACGGCCTGACCTCTGGATGGCTGGATATGAGTTCTTATGATCCATCGACCACAAGATCTCTGTATGCCGTAGTGCTTTCTAAAAATGGTAAAGCTCCCAACCTACCAGAATCAGATGAAGAAACTACGGCAGATATTGTTGAGGATAAAAAAGAGCAGAAAAAGGAACGAGAGAAAAAAGGGTTTGATGCTGCAGACGATGAAGCAAAAAAAGTCAATGTCGTCATCAATGAAGAAGGTATATACGATCGCATAGTGACCATGAACTTACCAGAAAGAAATTATATCGCTCTTGCGAAAGCAGAAAAAGGTAACGTCTTTGTCCTGCAACAAATTGAAAATGAAGATGGCTTCAAGCTTCATTTATACGATACTAAGAAACAAGAAGCCACAGATTTTGCCGATGGTATTCAAGACCTTGAAACGAGTTTTGATGGTACACATATATTGCTCAACCATGGTAATAGCTATTCTATAAACCCCACAAAATCACCAATAAAATCTGGTGATGGAAAAATTGACACAAACCTAAGCGTCAAAGTCGACCCTCAAGCGGAATACGTGCAGATATTCAAGGAAGGATGGCGTTACATGAGAGATTTCCTATATGTGGATAATGTACATGGTGCACCTTGGGACAAAATCTATGAATGGTACTCGCCATGGATCAAGAACGTGAGACACCGCACAGATTTGAATTATGTAGTAGACATTATGAGTGGTGAAGTGGCTATTGGCCATTCCTATGTTTCTGGCGGTGACCTTCCTGATCCAGGTAGAATTCCTGTTGGTTTGCTAGGTGTAGATTTAGAGGTAGAAAATGACAGGTACAAGATTTCTAAAATCTACAACGGCGAGCGCTGGAATCCTGATACCACAAGCCCATTAGGAATGGCTGGAATCGATGTTAATGTAGGAGACTACTTGATTTCCATCAATGGTAAAGAATTGAAGACAGATCAAAATCCTTATAAATTATTAGAGCAAACCGCCAATCGGGAGATTATGATTGAGGTAAGCTCAAAAGCAAATGGTAGTTCCAAGAGACAGGCATTGGTAAAACCAATATCCAGCGAACGCAGTTTGAGATATATTGATTGGGTGGAAGGAAATCGTAGAAAAGTCGATGAACTATCAGATGGGAAACTGGCCTACGTTTATATTCCCAACACAAGCCCTGGCGGCTTTACTTCGTTCAATAGATATTTATTTAGCCAACAAGATAAAAAAGGTGTCGTGCTGGATGAGCGCAATAATGGTGGTGGTAGTGCTGCAGATTATATGATCGATATTTTGAAGAGAGAGCCTTTCGGTTATTTTAATAGTAAGGCAAATGACAACCGACCATGGACCACGCCTATGGCTGGAATTTTTGGGCCAAAAGTGATGATCATCAATGAGCGCGCGGGCTCTGGTGGTGATTTATTACCCTATATGTTCAAGCAACAAAATTTAGGCCCGCTGGTTGGAACCAGAACTTGGGGTGGATTAGTAGGAACTTGGGACACACCTCCATTTGTTGATGGTGGTAGAATGGTGGCACCGCGTGGTGGCTTCTACGATCTTAATGGAGAATGGGCTGTTGAAGGTGAAGGCGTCGCTCCAGACATAGAGGTAATTCAAAATCCAAAATCAACAACAGATGGAAGAGACCCACAACTCGAAAGAGCCGTTGAAGAAGCCTTGAAACTATTACCAGCACAAGAATTCAAAATGAAACCAGAACCTGCGGCACCAGTCAGATGGAAACGACCAGATGGTTATGATGAAGAGAATTAA
- a CDS encoding T9SS type A sorting domain-containing protein encodes MIKITYFFILLFSTVVCAQDLTIMSGGSISMETGAQLYINGVELQPSINYAFEGPNEVTSTVTPVNNPKSVSKVMEWSNPVESYMGMVYFKYENVDLNELEEADLGLSIKDLQSEWIIMDSNLDVESKRVGFDFADPTHITAITATRKQTLGTSSIQDAGIQIFPNPTTSTITINYGNEINVEVYNLLGNTLFYTTNKVVDLSNLSSGTYLIKITDVETSNAIYRKILKR; translated from the coding sequence ATGATAAAAATTACTTACTTCTTCATTTTATTATTCTCCACGGTTGTTTGTGCACAAGACCTTACAATAATGTCTGGCGGTAGTATTTCTATGGAAACTGGTGCGCAATTGTACATCAATGGAGTTGAATTACAACCTTCCATCAATTATGCTTTTGAAGGACCTAATGAAGTGACATCGACTGTTACACCTGTAAATAACCCTAAGAGTGTATCTAAGGTTATGGAATGGAGTAATCCAGTAGAAAGCTACATGGGTATGGTGTATTTCAAATATGAAAATGTGGACCTTAATGAATTGGAGGAAGCTGACTTGGGACTTTCTATAAAGGATCTTCAATCTGAATGGATTATTATGGATAGTAATCTTGATGTAGAAAGCAAAAGAGTAGGTTTTGACTTCGCTGATCCTACCCATATTACAGCAATAACTGCTACGCGGAAACAAACTCTTGGAACTAGCTCTATACAAGATGCTGGGATCCAGATTTTCCCTAATCCAACGACATCAACCATAACAATCAATTATGGTAATGAAATTAATGTCGAAGTCTACAATCTGCTTGGTAATACCTTATTTTATACCACGAATAAAGTTGTTGATTTGTCCAATTTGAGCAGTGGTACTTACCTGATCAAGATTACTGATGTAGAAACTAGTAATGCTATATATAGAAAGATTTTAAAAAGATAA
- a CDS encoding response regulator → MSQQGRELSNSLRFYNYYTAISSNLGMALIQIEDTIQAKEVYRESLEKAKNFQQTEFPEGRKSGTLITANVDYANVLALTGNYSEAISNYIAALELTASDDIDGLFIINYNISESFLELEEPQLASKYLNESARLSNQLQYDPFNAGIELLYGKYYVQLEKYEKAKSSLEKSIEIANESDYSEVLIEAYLSVSDVYFELNDYKKAFESSKKLSVLQRDKYKDESVKAIQNARAKFNADEVQRRMQAQIEAEQLKAENKRQEVTVLWSSIALFIASILIVVLYISFYRRKKLNKQLVEKNTIYLQEKEKSDQLLTARNALFSRISHELRTPMYGIVGISNMLIDDKKIVGENKKNVQSLKYSADYLLSLINNVLEMNKLNRSSNLTLAQENFDIRELCHHAVESAKFIVPHHTNTFHINISDDVAKIYNGDAVKLMQVLINVLGNSNKFTKNGDISLNITKTENLDNYHSLDFLIKDTGKGIDKRKLNDLFDESKFINHNEENEGTGLGLPISNKILELQDSELTVESEKGNGTTVKFNLKLEAVEVPFEELHREASIPEQTLKGIKLLIVEDNKINQLVTKKIIEGFDGTYDLADSGKAAIQMVKENTYDIILMDINMPPGMDGFEATSRIREFQPTIPIIALTAVEQLEIEERMKDSSMDDYIIKPFKSKEFVDKIFKNLPARD, encoded by the coding sequence TTGAGTCAACAAGGTAGAGAGCTGAGTAATTCTTTGCGATTTTACAATTATTATACGGCAATCTCCAGTAATCTAGGAATGGCGCTTATACAAATAGAAGATACCATACAAGCTAAGGAAGTTTATAGGGAATCTCTAGAAAAGGCAAAGAATTTTCAACAAACAGAATTTCCAGAAGGCAGAAAATCAGGAACACTTATAACTGCTAATGTTGACTATGCGAATGTGTTAGCGTTGACGGGAAACTACTCTGAAGCTATTTCAAATTATATTGCTGCTTTAGAGCTAACTGCATCAGATGACATTGATGGCTTATTTATAATTAACTATAATATATCTGAATCTTTTTTGGAGCTTGAGGAACCTCAGTTAGCCTCTAAATACTTAAATGAGTCTGCAAGACTCTCTAATCAACTTCAATATGACCCGTTTAATGCTGGGATTGAGCTATTGTACGGTAAATATTATGTACAACTGGAAAAATATGAAAAAGCAAAATCCAGCTTAGAAAAAAGTATAGAAATTGCTAATGAATCGGATTATTCAGAAGTGCTGATTGAAGCATATTTAAGTGTTTCAGATGTGTACTTTGAGCTAAATGATTACAAAAAAGCTTTTGAATCTTCCAAAAAACTAAGTGTACTACAACGAGATAAATATAAAGATGAGAGTGTAAAAGCAATTCAGAACGCTAGAGCCAAGTTTAATGCGGACGAAGTTCAAAGAAGGATGCAAGCACAAATCGAAGCTGAGCAATTAAAAGCTGAAAATAAACGTCAAGAAGTTACTGTTTTATGGTCATCAATAGCATTGTTTATTGCTTCTATCCTAATCGTAGTTTTATACATAAGTTTTTATAGACGAAAAAAACTGAACAAACAGTTAGTTGAAAAAAACACTATTTACTTACAAGAAAAAGAAAAGAGTGATCAACTGCTAACCGCGCGTAACGCGTTGTTCTCAAGAATTAGTCACGAACTTAGAACACCTATGTATGGTATAGTGGGTATTTCTAATATGCTGATAGACGACAAGAAAATCGTAGGTGAAAACAAGAAGAATGTCCAGTCGCTTAAGTATAGTGCAGATTACCTTCTATCTCTGATCAACAATGTTTTGGAGATGAATAAACTCAATAGATCTTCTAATTTGACGCTTGCTCAAGAAAATTTTGATATCAGGGAATTATGTCATCACGCTGTTGAGTCTGCTAAATTTATCGTCCCACATCATACCAATACATTTCATATAAATATCTCAGACGATGTAGCAAAAATCTATAATGGCGATGCCGTCAAACTGATGCAGGTATTGATCAATGTTTTGGGTAATTCTAATAAGTTCACTAAAAACGGAGATATCAGCCTTAATATAACTAAGACAGAAAATTTAGACAATTACCATTCTCTAGATTTTTTGATTAAAGACACTGGGAAGGGAATCGATAAAAGGAAGTTGAATGACCTTTTTGATGAAAGTAAGTTTATCAATCATAATGAGGAAAATGAAGGTACGGGATTAGGGTTGCCAATCTCTAATAAGATTCTTGAATTACAAGATTCAGAACTTACTGTTGAAAGTGAAAAGGGTAACGGAACTACGGTAAAGTTTAATTTAAAGTTGGAAGCAGTCGAAGTTCCATTTGAAGAACTTCATCGTGAAGCCTCGATCCCTGAACAAACATTGAAAGGGATTAAACTGCTCATTGTTGAGGATAACAAAATCAATCAATTGGTCACCAAAAAAATCATTGAAGGTTTTGACGGTACGTATGATCTTGCGGACTCTGGAAAAGCCGCCATACAAATGGTCAAGGAAAATACCTACGATATAATATTAATGGATATCAACATGCCACCTGGAATGGATGGGTTCGAGGCTACGTCTAGAATTAGAGAATTTCAGCCAACGATACCTATCATTGCTCTAACTGCAGTTGAACAGTTAGAGATTGAGGAGCGCATGAAAGACTCTTCCATGGATGATTATATTATCAAACCTTTTAAGAGTAAAGAGTTCGTAGATAAAATCTTCAAGAATCTTCCGGCAAGGGATTGA
- the kdsA gene encoding 3-deoxy-8-phosphooctulonate synthase, translating into MDLSKVPQLKYIDSNNFFLLSGPCAIESEEMALRIAEKVVNITDKLSIPYVFKGSFKKANRSRIDSFTGIGDEKALKILRKVSETFQIPTITDIHEVSDASMAAEYVDILQIPAFLVRQTDLVVAAAETGKVVNLKKGQFMSPESMKHAAMKVTDSGNEQVIITDRGTMFGYQDMIVDFRGIPTMRQYAPTVLDVTHSLQQPNQSSGVTGGRPDMIETIARAGIVNHVDGLFIETHFDPANAKSDGANMLDLKYLEGLLTRLVSIRKTINSFA; encoded by the coding sequence ATGGACTTATCCAAAGTACCACAACTAAAATATATTGATTCAAATAACTTTTTCTTGCTTTCTGGACCGTGCGCCATTGAGAGCGAAGAAATGGCGTTGCGAATAGCAGAAAAGGTGGTAAACATCACAGATAAGTTATCCATTCCATATGTATTCAAAGGTAGTTTCAAAAAGGCCAATCGCAGTCGTATCGATAGCTTTACAGGCATAGGTGATGAGAAAGCTTTGAAGATTTTGCGTAAAGTGAGTGAAACTTTTCAGATTCCGACCATAACTGATATTCATGAAGTAAGTGATGCATCAATGGCTGCTGAATATGTGGATATTCTACAGATACCTGCATTTCTAGTACGTCAGACTGATCTAGTTGTAGCCGCTGCAGAAACCGGCAAAGTTGTGAACTTGAAAAAAGGACAATTCATGTCTCCAGAAAGCATGAAGCATGCAGCCATGAAGGTAACCGATTCTGGTAATGAGCAAGTCATAATTACAGATCGTGGGACCATGTTCGGTTATCAAGATATGATTGTTGATTTTAGAGGTATTCCTACCATGAGACAATATGCGCCTACTGTTCTCGATGTCACTCATAGCTTGCAGCAACCCAATCAATCCAGCGGTGTTACTGGTGGACGTCCCGATATGATAGAAACCATAGCGCGAGCTGGAATCGTCAATCACGTAGATGGATTATTTATAGAAACACATTTTGATCCTGCAAATGCAAAAAGCGATGGCGCAAATATGCTAGATCTCAAATACTTAGAAGGGTTACTCACCAGATTAGTGAGTATTAGAAAAACCATCAATTCTTTCGCTTAG
- a CDS encoding rhodanese-like domain-containing protein, with amino-acid sequence MKNLSNQEWQEMTANDDNKVILDVRTDEEFADGIIPGAEQLDIYQPQEFMEGVQKMDASKNYYVYCRAGSRSVQACQIMKQSGIDNLYNLIGGYSNWDGDTTIPE; translated from the coding sequence ATGAAAAATTTAAGCAATCAAGAATGGCAGGAAATGACTGCCAACGATGATAATAAAGTCATCCTGGACGTACGTACTGATGAAGAATTTGCAGATGGAATTATTCCTGGAGCAGAACAATTAGACATCTATCAGCCACAGGAATTTATGGAAGGAGTCCAGAAAATGGATGCTTCAAAAAATTATTACGTTTATTGTAGAGCTGGAAGTCGTAGCGTCCAAGCTTGTCAAATTATGAAACAATCAGGTATTGATAACCTCTATAATTTAATTGGCGGTTACAGCAATTGGGATGGTGATACAACTATTCCTGAATAA
- a CDS encoding MBL fold metallo-hydrolase has translation MVLEQYYTKCLAQGTYYISSAGDAAVIDPLREVQQYIDRADQDKANIKYIFLTHFHADFVSGHVDLAQKTGATIVIGPNAETSYAFAKANHQQSFSIGNITLTLLHTPGHTLESSCYLLKDENEKPKALFTGDTLFIGDVGRPDLAVKSNISKDKLAGMLFDSLRDVIMKLPDDIIVYPAHGAGSACGKNMSSETSDSLGNQKATNYALASDLSREDFIKQVTNGISAPPAYFPKNVQMNRGVNSSIDEVLQRGLTAINPKSFKSLSEDQEFLVLDVRSPQEFTAAHVPGSWFIGLDGQFAPWVGSLIKDIDQKIVLVAPIGREEEAVTRLARVGYDNVNGYLKGGFEAWQEAGFDTASIENKSAEKFISDFNRGAVENIIDVRKPAEFQKSHLANVPLFTLDKVHENLKELDAENKYHIHCAGGYRSVIYASIAQSRGIKNMINIEGGYGAIKNVAGAPVETHTL, from the coding sequence ATGGTGCTCGAACAGTATTACACAAAATGTCTTGCGCAGGGAACGTATTATATTTCCTCTGCAGGTGATGCTGCGGTAATAGACCCATTACGGGAAGTCCAGCAATACATTGATCGTGCAGATCAAGACAAGGCCAACATCAAATATATTTTTCTTACTCATTTTCATGCAGATTTTGTTAGCGGTCATGTAGATCTAGCTCAAAAAACAGGTGCGACTATTGTAATAGGTCCCAATGCTGAGACGAGTTACGCTTTCGCGAAAGCGAACCACCAACAATCATTTTCAATAGGAAATATAACATTGACCTTGCTTCACACGCCTGGTCACACGCTGGAGTCATCCTGCTATTTGCTTAAAGATGAAAACGAAAAACCAAAAGCTTTGTTTACCGGTGACACCCTATTTATAGGTGATGTAGGTCGACCGGATCTTGCCGTAAAATCAAACATTTCTAAGGATAAGCTTGCTGGAATGTTGTTTGATTCCCTACGTGATGTGATCATGAAATTACCAGATGACATCATAGTTTATCCAGCCCATGGCGCTGGTAGCGCTTGTGGGAAAAATATGAGTAGTGAGACCAGCGACAGCTTGGGAAATCAAAAAGCTACGAACTATGCCCTTGCGAGTGATTTGTCTAGAGAAGATTTTATAAAGCAGGTAACTAATGGGATCTCTGCACCACCAGCTTATTTCCCTAAAAATGTACAGATGAACCGCGGTGTAAATTCTAGCATCGATGAGGTTCTCCAACGAGGTCTGACAGCTATAAATCCAAAATCATTCAAAAGCTTATCTGAAGATCAAGAATTTTTGGTTCTTGATGTAAGGAGTCCGCAAGAGTTTACCGCTGCTCACGTTCCAGGATCTTGGTTTATTGGACTGGATGGGCAGTTTGCGCCTTGGGTTGGTTCTTTAATTAAAGATATTGATCAAAAAATCGTTTTGGTAGCACCTATAGGTCGCGAGGAAGAAGCGGTTACACGACTAGCGCGAGTAGGATACGATAATGTCAATGGATACCTAAAAGGTGGTTTTGAAGCTTGGCAGGAAGCTGGATTTGACACGGCGTCCATTGAAAATAAATCTGCTGAAAAATTTATTTCAGATTTCAATAGAGGTGCTGTTGAGAACATCATCGATGTAAGAAAACCTGCAGAATTCCAAAAGTCACACCTAGCTAATGTTCCTTTGTTTACTTTAGATAAAGTTCATGAAAATCTAAAAGAACTAGATGCTGAAAATAAATACCATATTCACTGCGCAGGAGGTTACAGATCTGTCATTTATGCCAGCATCGCACAATCTCGCGGAATCAAAAACATGATTAATATTGAAGGTGGTTATGGAGCCATTAAAAATGTTGCGGGTGCACCCGTAGAAACTCACACACTATGA
- a CDS encoding thioredoxin family protein, with translation MKTLKILTVVCLIALSGAVVFGAMEYSSRSGELYAVNPNENYNQTEEDEQFFDNAYSENEDDELVGYSIGDEATDFNLKDIDGSFKSLEDYPDAKGFIVIFTCNHCPYSKAYEDRIIAIDKEYKKKGYPVIAINPNNPELYPDDSFENMKIRAREKGFTFPYLFDSKQDIYPQYGATKTPHVFLLEKENSKNIVRYIGAIDDNHKDVKAVKNHFLKDALDALISGREIDPKTTVAIGCSIKK, from the coding sequence ATGAAAACGCTCAAGATATTAACCGTTGTTTGCTTGATTGCTCTATCAGGCGCTGTAGTTTTTGGTGCTATGGAATATTCTTCTAGATCTGGAGAATTATATGCCGTTAATCCAAATGAAAACTACAACCAAACCGAAGAGGACGAACAGTTCTTTGATAATGCCTATTCAGAAAATGAAGATGATGAACTGGTAGGATATTCCATAGGCGATGAAGCTACAGATTTCAATTTGAAAGATATAGACGGCAGTTTTAAGTCATTGGAAGATTATCCAGACGCAAAAGGTTTCATAGTAATTTTTACCTGCAACCATTGTCCTTATAGTAAAGCTTATGAAGATCGAATTATCGCTATTGACAAAGAATACAAGAAAAAAGGATATCCTGTAATTGCGATAAACCCTAACAATCCAGAATTATATCCAGACGATAGCTTTGAAAATATGAAGATTCGGGCTAGAGAAAAAGGATTTACTTTCCCTTATTTATTTGACTCTAAACAGGACATTTACCCACAATATGGAGCCACAAAAACGCCACATGTCTTTCTTTTAGAAAAGGAAAATTCTAAAAACATTGTAAGATATATAGGTGCTATTGACGATAATCATAAAGATGTCAAAGCGGTTAAAAATCATTTTTTGAAGGATGCCCTTGATGCCCTAATTAGTGGTAGAGAAATTGATCCTAAAACAACCGTCGCGATAGGTTGTTCCATTAAAAAATAG
- a CDS encoding TlpA disulfide reductase family protein: protein MRKILLLLSLVILTSCSKQEPSKTEIVGRDYLTNLINKPATDRVQVINFWATWCIPCVEELPAFVEIDDKDNIEVILISLDDVENVDELVNPFLVKNNITPTVKLLDDPYAAEWIPMVDQHWDGAIPATLIQKGSKKMFYNTSFTASELKSEINKFL, encoded by the coding sequence GTGCGCAAAATACTACTTTTATTAAGTTTGGTAATATTGACATCTTGTAGCAAACAAGAGCCAAGTAAAACCGAAATTGTTGGTAGAGATTATTTAACTAATTTGATCAATAAGCCAGCAACAGATCGTGTCCAAGTAATTAACTTCTGGGCGACATGGTGCATACCTTGCGTGGAAGAATTACCAGCTTTTGTAGAAATAGATGATAAGGACAATATTGAAGTAATATTGATTAGTCTTGACGATGTAGAAAATGTAGATGAATTGGTAAATCCGTTTTTGGTAAAGAATAATATCACGCCAACGGTAAAGTTGTTGGACGATCCTTATGCTGCAGAATGGATTCCAATGGTTGATCAGCATTGGGATGGTGCAATACCAGCCACACTGATTCAAAAAGGCTCAAAAAAGATGTTTTACAATACTTCATTCACCGCTAGTGAATTGAAGTCAGAAATAAATAAATTTTTATGA
- a CDS encoding YkgJ family cysteine cluster protein, which translates to MISPEDLPSIAAQRKKENVAFFKKLKRKSPKNIDSITQELHDEAFEEIDCLKCANCCKTTGPLFTQNDINRIAKHFKMKPASFIDTYLRIDEDKDYVLQTVPCTFLGADNYCSIYEVRPKACREYPHTDRRKLTQIASITIANTFICPAAFHIVERMKESIKS; encoded by the coding sequence ATGATTTCGCCAGAGGATTTACCGTCGATTGCTGCCCAACGTAAAAAGGAGAATGTTGCATTTTTCAAAAAGCTAAAACGTAAATCTCCTAAAAACATAGACTCTATAACACAAGAGTTACACGATGAGGCTTTTGAAGAGATTGATTGTCTTAAGTGTGCCAACTGCTGTAAAACAACTGGTCCTTTATTTACGCAAAATGACATCAACCGGATTGCGAAACACTTTAAAATGAAACCCGCTTCATTTATTGATACCTATTTACGTATTGATGAGGATAAGGATTATGTACTTCAAACAGTGCCTTGTACCTTTCTAGGTGCAGATAATTATTGTAGTATTTATGAAGTACGGCCTAAAGCTTGTAGAGAATACCCGCATACTGATCGTAGAAAATTGACTCAGATTGCCTCGATCACCATTGCCAACACATTTATCTGTCCAGCTGCATTTCATATTGTAGAGAGAATGAAGGAATCGATTAAAAGCTAA